The proteins below come from a single Marinobacter bohaiensis genomic window:
- the cydC gene encoding thiol reductant ABC exporter subunit CydC encodes MRDLWPWLKLVLKRRGRLLVGGLLILLTVLSAIGLLALSGWFLTASAITGGLLALGIKATLDIYAPGGGIRAFAITRTVARYVERVFNHDTVLRLLADLRVRLFATLSRQLPHEHRFSRASDRLSRMVQDIDALDNLYLRLLAPVGVGVVAIAGVAALALLVSQALALYLALILLALGVTVTAFLALSNRRRSARRVDDLEALRGHLIDTVEGQAELRAAGLLGVQHSRLMADDDRMMGPQYASERSVARAQGLVTWVLQGASLLALVMGLIAFEAQTVTGPVAVLMALAVLGLGEVFTALPPAYADFGGTVASARRLNNEVKNETPETSRSLLFEHPGELAWRQVSYAHGESRPLFRQFDLALEPGDHVGLIGTSGSGKSTLADLAAGLLTPDDGEILVNGQVCWPMDGLGSRRGVAYLTQKTHLFNGTLLDNLKMARPDVTAGEIWHVLEVVHLAEAVDSWPLGLMTWVGEAGRQLSGGEARRVALARTLLLEAPIVILDEPFTGLDRGTAEKVSAALAIELSGRTVVGLAHDANALPPMHRTIPVNPPGA; translated from the coding sequence ATGCGTGATCTCTGGCCCTGGCTCAAGCTGGTCCTGAAACGGCGCGGGCGACTGTTGGTGGGCGGTCTGCTGATCCTGCTGACGGTGCTGTCCGCCATCGGCCTGCTGGCCCTGTCGGGCTGGTTCCTGACGGCGTCGGCCATTACCGGCGGCCTGCTGGCGCTGGGTATCAAGGCAACGCTGGACATTTACGCGCCCGGCGGCGGTATTCGCGCCTTCGCGATCACCCGCACGGTCGCCCGCTACGTGGAGCGGGTGTTCAACCACGATACGGTGCTGCGGCTGCTGGCCGATCTGCGCGTGCGACTGTTCGCCACCCTGTCCCGGCAGTTGCCCCACGAACACCGGTTCAGCCGCGCCTCGGACCGGCTCAGCCGGATGGTTCAGGACATCGACGCCCTCGACAACCTCTACCTCCGGCTGCTGGCACCGGTGGGCGTGGGCGTCGTGGCGATAGCCGGCGTCGCGGCGCTGGCATTGCTGGTCAGCCAGGCCCTGGCGCTGTATCTGGCGCTGATCCTGCTCGCGCTGGGCGTGACCGTGACGGCCTTCCTGGCGCTGTCCAACCGACGGCGCAGCGCGCGACGTGTCGACGACCTGGAAGCCCTGCGCGGCCACCTGATCGACACCGTCGAAGGCCAGGCCGAGCTGCGGGCCGCCGGCCTGCTGGGCGTGCAGCACAGTCGACTGATGGCCGACGACGATCGCATGATGGGGCCGCAGTACGCGTCCGAGCGCTCAGTGGCGCGCGCCCAGGGCCTGGTGACCTGGGTGCTGCAGGGTGCCTCATTGCTCGCACTGGTGATGGGTTTGATTGCCTTCGAGGCGCAAACGGTCACCGGGCCCGTGGCGGTTCTGATGGCGCTGGCCGTGCTCGGGCTGGGAGAAGTCTTCACCGCCCTGCCGCCGGCGTACGCGGACTTTGGGGGCACGGTGGCGTCGGCCCGGCGCCTCAACAATGAAGTGAAGAATGAAACACCGGAAACGTCGCGTTCGCTGCTGTTCGAGCACCCCGGCGAGCTGGCCTGGCGCCAGGTGTCCTACGCCCACGGCGAAAGCCGGCCGCTTTTCCGCCAGTTCGATCTGGCGCTCGAACCCGGCGATCACGTGGGGCTGATCGGCACCTCTGGCAGCGGCAAGTCCACCCTGGCGGATCTGGCGGCGGGCCTGCTGACGCCGGACGACGGCGAGATCCTGGTGAACGGCCAGGTCTGCTGGCCTATGGACGGACTGGGATCCCGGCGTGGCGTGGCCTACCTGACCCAGAAAACCCACCTGTTCAACGGGACCTTACTGGATAACCTGAAGATGGCTCGCCCGGACGTTACCGCGGGCGAGATCTGGCATGTGCTGGAAGTGGTGCATCTGGCTGAAGCGGTGGACAGCTGGCCGTTGGGGCTGATGACCTGGGTGGGTGAAGCCGGGCGGCAACTCTCCGGCGGCGAGGCCCGCCGAGTGGCCCTGGCGCGCACCTTGCTGTTGGAGGCGCCAATCGTGATTCTGGATGAGCCCTTCACCGGGCTGGATCGCGGCACCGCGGAGAAAGTCTCCGCCGCCCTGGCCATTGAGCTGAGCGGCAGGACCGTGGTCGGACTCGCCCACGATGCCAACGCCCTGCCGCCCATGCACCGGACGATCCCGGTGAATCCGCCGGGCGCGTGA
- the cydD gene encoding thiol reductant ABC exporter subunit CydD, producing the protein MSATTEATADTQTTSGARAGGDASIPRERQRAARRWLNELAADARPQVRLAVIGGMASAISMVVQLGLTAWLAAQVITDHVPLETAFPIVGGILLAIALRGGFQILRDNAAAASSRIIRQRVRQDLLRRWQSLGPVSLSRTSAATLASEWLEQVEALHGYFARFLPQMVLSVLVPLLILLVVVSMDGIAASFLLLSAPLIPLFMALVGMGAEHLNRQHFETLGRLSAHFLDRLRGLTTLQLFGQTENATHEVAEVSDRYRRVNMKTLRIAFLSSAVLEFFSSVAIAVIAMYIGFGLLGYIDFGGAAELTLFTGLFILLLAPEFFQPLRQLSQHYHDRASALGAADSLLQRLNAQEGVAPKPVRPSQSQPVAAAGIRLDHVSLAFPDRPPLFRNLSLTLDAGSVIGLEGPSGSGKSTLLHLIAGFVEPDAGDVRVFDEAPGARPFGWLGQSPFLMTGSWADNLRIVAPKADDSALLDALNRAGLRPLVDDHPQGLNAPVSEGGAGLSGGQRRRLALARIFLADYPLVILDEPTAGLDEESEAEVIDALKTLAQDGRTLVMASHHPALLAMADRVIRVEKGGVADA; encoded by the coding sequence GTGTCGGCTACCACTGAGGCAACGGCGGACACTCAGACCACCTCCGGCGCCCGCGCCGGGGGTGATGCTTCGATACCTCGGGAACGGCAGCGTGCGGCCCGGCGCTGGTTGAACGAGCTGGCCGCCGACGCCCGACCCCAGGTACGTTTGGCAGTGATTGGCGGGATGGCCTCGGCCATCTCCATGGTCGTGCAGTTGGGCCTGACCGCCTGGCTCGCGGCCCAGGTCATCACCGACCACGTTCCCCTGGAAACCGCTTTCCCCATTGTCGGCGGCATCCTGCTGGCCATAGCCCTGCGCGGCGGCTTCCAGATTCTGCGGGACAACGCCGCGGCGGCCTCCAGCCGCATCATCCGTCAGCGCGTGCGGCAGGATCTGCTACGCCGCTGGCAGTCGCTGGGGCCGGTCAGCCTGTCCCGGACCAGCGCCGCCACCCTGGCCAGCGAGTGGCTGGAGCAAGTGGAAGCGCTGCACGGCTATTTCGCCCGGTTCCTGCCGCAGATGGTGCTTTCGGTGCTGGTGCCACTGCTGATCCTGCTGGTGGTGGTGTCGATGGATGGCATTGCCGCCAGCTTCCTGTTGCTGTCCGCACCGCTGATTCCGCTGTTCATGGCACTCGTGGGCATGGGCGCGGAACACCTGAACCGCCAGCATTTCGAGACACTGGGCCGGCTGTCTGCGCATTTCCTGGATCGCCTGCGCGGGCTCACCACGCTGCAGCTGTTCGGCCAGACCGAGAACGCCACCCACGAGGTGGCCGAGGTCAGCGACCGGTATCGCCGCGTGAACATGAAGACCCTGCGGATCGCCTTCCTGTCCTCCGCAGTGCTCGAGTTCTTTTCCTCGGTCGCCATCGCGGTGATCGCCATGTACATCGGCTTCGGCCTGCTGGGTTACATCGACTTCGGCGGCGCCGCCGAGCTGACCCTGTTCACCGGACTGTTCATTCTGCTGCTGGCGCCCGAGTTCTTTCAGCCGTTGCGCCAGCTGTCCCAGCATTATCACGATCGCGCCTCGGCCCTGGGCGCGGCGGACAGCCTGCTGCAACGCCTGAACGCGCAGGAAGGCGTCGCTCCGAAGCCCGTGCGGCCCAGCCAGAGCCAGCCGGTCGCGGCGGCGGGCATCAGGCTGGACCACGTGTCCCTGGCCTTCCCGGATCGCCCGCCGCTGTTCCGCAACCTGTCGCTGACGCTGGACGCCGGTTCGGTGATCGGGCTGGAAGGCCCTTCCGGCAGCGGCAAGTCCACCCTGCTCCACCTGATCGCCGGTTTCGTCGAACCGGACGCGGGCGATGTGCGGGTTTTTGACGAAGCGCCCGGGGCCCGGCCGTTCGGCTGGCTTGGGCAGTCGCCCTTCCTGATGACCGGGAGCTGGGCAGACAACCTGCGCATCGTGGCCCCCAAGGCCGACGACAGCGCGCTGTTGGACGCCCTGAACCGGGCCGGCCTGCGGCCCCTGGTGGACGACCACCCGCAGGGACTGAACGCCCCGGTCTCCGAAGGCGGCGCGGGTCTGTCCGGCGGTCAGCGGCGGCGTCTGGCATTGGCGCGTATTTTCCTGGCGGATTACCCGCTGGTGATCCTGGACGAACCCACCGCCGGCCTCGACGAGGAGAGTGAAGCCGAAGTGATCGATGCCCTCAAAACACTGGCGCAGGATGGCCGCACCCTGGTCATGGCCAGCCACCACCCGGCCCTGCTGGCGATGGCGGATCGGGTGATCCGCGTCGAGAAGGGAGGCGTGGCCGATGCGTGA
- the cydB gene encoding cytochrome d ubiquinol oxidase subunit II, with product MAMLDLPLIWAVIIGFGVIMYVLMDGFDLGLGILFPFAPDEQARDVMMNSVAPVWDGNETWLVLGGAGLLAAFPLVYSIFLPALYIGVFLLLAGLIFRGVAFEFRFKARTSRYLWNWAFAGGSMVASFAQGCVVGAYIQGFETQNGVYVGGALDWLTPFTVLTGLGLMAGYALLGSTWLILKSEGYIQEWAYKITRPLLLAVLVVFAIVSVWTPFVDELVRDRWFSTIEVIWIFPALALFCAFQIFRHVGKRSEGMPFVATMGMFGFTYLGLLASRWPYVVPPEYTLWDAASAPESQLFLLLGVLFVIPIVLMYTAWSYWVFRGKVKAGVGYH from the coding sequence ATGGCAATGTTGGACCTGCCCCTGATCTGGGCCGTGATTATCGGCTTTGGTGTGATCATGTACGTGCTCATGGACGGCTTCGACCTGGGCCTCGGCATCCTCTTCCCGTTCGCGCCGGACGAGCAGGCACGGGACGTGATGATGAACTCGGTTGCCCCGGTGTGGGACGGCAACGAGACCTGGCTGGTGCTCGGCGGTGCCGGCCTACTGGCCGCCTTCCCGCTGGTCTACTCGATCTTCCTGCCGGCGCTCTACATCGGCGTGTTCCTGCTGTTGGCGGGGCTGATCTTCCGGGGTGTGGCGTTCGAGTTCCGATTCAAGGCGCGCACGTCCCGCTACCTTTGGAACTGGGCGTTCGCCGGCGGTTCCATGGTCGCGTCGTTCGCCCAGGGCTGCGTCGTGGGCGCCTACATCCAGGGGTTTGAGACCCAGAACGGCGTCTACGTGGGCGGCGCGCTGGACTGGCTCACGCCGTTCACCGTGCTCACCGGCCTGGGGCTGATGGCCGGCTACGCGCTGCTGGGCAGCACCTGGCTGATCCTCAAGTCCGAGGGCTATATCCAGGAATGGGCCTACAAGATCACCCGCCCGCTGCTGTTGGCGGTGCTGGTGGTGTTCGCGATCGTCAGCGTGTGGACTCCGTTCGTCGACGAGCTGGTGCGTGATCGCTGGTTCTCCACCATCGAGGTGATCTGGATCTTCCCGGCGCTGGCCCTGTTCTGCGCTTTCCAGATCTTCCGCCACGTGGGCAAACGCAGCGAAGGCATGCCGTTCGTCGCCACCATGGGAATGTTCGGCTTCACCTACCTGGGCCTGCTGGCCAGCCGCTGGCCCTACGTGGTGCCGCCCGAGTACACCCTGTGGGACGCCGCCTCCGCGCCGGAATCCCAGCTCTTCCTGCTACTGGGTGTGCTGTTCGTCATTCCCATCGTGCTGATGTACACGGCATGGTCCTACTGGGTATTCCGCGGCAAGGTGAAGGCCGGTGTCGGCTACCACTGA
- a CDS encoding cytochrome ubiquinol oxidase subunit I — protein MDLDPILLSRIQFAFVVSFHAIFPVFTIGLASYIAVLEGLFYRTQNPAWEKLSAFWTKVFAVVFGMGVVSGIVMSFQFGTNWSNFSQASANFIGPLLSYEVVTAFFLEAGFLGVLLFGRDKVPPGVHLFSALMVALGTFISAFWILVANSWMQTPQGVEFRDGMFHVLSWSEAIFNPSFPYRFTHMVMASFLTGSFVVAGVSAWYLLLKREVEANRKALSMCLWLILFLAPAQAVVGDFHGLNTLEHQPTKVAAMEANWETQADVPLLLFAWPDNDTQSNLVEIGIPHMASLILTHDWNGVVPGLKESPPDEQPPVWIVFWSFRVMVAMGMLMILFGLGGLALRITGKLYSTRWYLQGLRFMSVAPFLAVLSGWFVTEVGRAPWLVYGMMTQAEAVTPSLTGGMALFTLIGYIVVYAMVFTAGVYYLFRVLQMGLEDEDQVDEEHDRPMRPLSAAHVTFESGDYPGKDGPGKDNPGKDSDFDATPLNKGGH, from the coding sequence GTGGATCTTGATCCGATACTCCTGTCGAGAATCCAGTTTGCATTCGTCGTCTCGTTTCACGCCATATTCCCGGTTTTCACGATCGGTCTGGCGTCGTACATAGCGGTCCTGGAAGGACTGTTCTACCGCACCCAGAATCCCGCCTGGGAAAAGCTTTCCGCGTTCTGGACGAAAGTCTTCGCCGTGGTGTTCGGCATGGGGGTGGTCTCCGGCATCGTGATGTCGTTCCAGTTCGGTACCAACTGGAGCAACTTCTCCCAGGCGTCGGCCAACTTCATCGGGCCGCTGCTGAGTTATGAGGTGGTCACGGCCTTCTTCCTGGAGGCGGGCTTCCTTGGGGTGCTGCTGTTCGGGCGCGACAAGGTGCCGCCCGGCGTGCACCTGTTTTCGGCCCTGATGGTGGCGCTGGGGACCTTCATCTCGGCCTTCTGGATCCTGGTGGCCAACAGCTGGATGCAGACGCCGCAGGGCGTGGAGTTCCGCGATGGCATGTTCCACGTGCTGTCCTGGTCCGAGGCAATCTTTAATCCGTCTTTCCCGTACCGCTTTACTCACATGGTGATGGCGTCGTTCCTCACCGGCAGCTTCGTGGTCGCCGGCGTCAGCGCCTGGTACCTGCTGCTCAAGCGCGAGGTGGAAGCCAACCGCAAGGCGCTGTCCATGTGTCTGTGGCTGATCCTGTTCCTGGCGCCGGCTCAGGCCGTCGTGGGCGACTTCCACGGCCTCAACACGCTGGAGCACCAGCCCACCAAGGTGGCGGCCATGGAAGCCAACTGGGAAACCCAAGCCGACGTGCCCCTGCTGCTGTTCGCCTGGCCGGATAACGACACCCAGAGCAACCTGGTGGAAATCGGCATCCCCCATATGGCGAGCCTGATCCTGACCCACGACTGGAACGGCGTGGTGCCCGGCCTCAAGGAATCGCCCCCTGACGAGCAGCCGCCGGTGTGGATCGTGTTCTGGAGCTTCCGGGTCATGGTGGCCATGGGCATGCTGATGATCCTGTTCGGTCTCGGCGGTCTGGCGCTGCGGATCACCGGCAAGCTCTACAGCACCCGCTGGTACCTGCAGGGGCTGCGGTTCATGAGTGTGGCGCCCTTTCTGGCGGTGCTATCCGGCTGGTTCGTAACCGAAGTGGGCCGCGCGCCCTGGCTGGTCTACGGCATGATGACCCAGGCCGAAGCGGTCACCCCGTCGCTGACCGGCGGCATGGCCCTGTTCACGCTGATCGGCTACATCGTGGTCTACGCGATGGTGTTCACTGCGGGCGTCTATTACCTGTTCCGGGTGCTGCAGATGGGGCTGGAGGACGAGGATCAGGTCGACGAGGAACACGACCGGCCCATGCGTCCGTTGTCCGCCGCGCACGTTACCTTCGAGTCCGGTGACTATCCTGGCAAAGACGGGCCGGGCAAGGATAACCCCGGCAAAGACAGCGATTTTGACGCCACTCCCCTGAACAAAGGAGGCCACTAA
- a CDS encoding class I SAM-dependent methyltransferase, protein MSLYESHVLPHLINCACSIGPIMKLRQQVVPQCRGTVLEVGMGSGVNLPYYHPDRVDRVWGLEPSEGMRRIAAENVARAPVDVQWLDLPGERIPLADNSVDTVLLTFTLCTIPDWHRALHQMARVLKPDGQLLFCEHGRAPDPGVRRWQDRINPIWMPVAGGCHLNRPINRLIEQAGFRIERMNTQYLKKAPRIAGYVYDGVAVTR, encoded by the coding sequence ATGTCGCTCTACGAATCTCATGTCCTGCCTCATCTGATCAACTGTGCCTGCAGCATCGGGCCCATCATGAAACTGCGTCAGCAGGTGGTGCCCCAGTGCCGCGGCACGGTGCTCGAAGTGGGCATGGGATCGGGGGTAAATCTCCCGTACTACCATCCCGACAGGGTGGACCGAGTATGGGGCCTGGAGCCGTCCGAAGGGATGCGACGGATTGCCGCAGAGAACGTCGCGCGGGCGCCGGTCGACGTGCAATGGCTGGATCTGCCGGGCGAACGGATTCCGTTGGCGGACAACAGCGTCGACACCGTGCTGCTGACCTTCACCCTGTGCACCATTCCCGACTGGCACCGTGCGCTGCACCAGATGGCCCGCGTCCTCAAACCTGACGGCCAGCTCCTGTTCTGCGAACACGGCCGCGCCCCGGACCCCGGCGTACGCCGCTGGCAGGACCGCATCAACCCAATCTGGATGCCCGTCGCCGGCGGCTGCCACCTGAACCGGCCCATTAACCGCCTGATCGAGCAGGCCGGCTTCCGGATCGAGCGTATGAACACCCAATACCTCAAGAAGGCGCCGCGCATTGCGGGCTATGTCTATGACGGCGTGGCAGTGACGCGCTAG
- a CDS encoding DUF192 domain-containing protein — MKRLFVWTGFLVATQIALVGCRATAETEQALETARLCLESRKGVVPITVELAVTPSQRERGLMGRESLPADHGMLFVYKQPRAADATFWMYRTFIPLDIAYIDQTGEIKAIRKMLPCTADNPSRCPTYPAGAEHVWALEMNQGFFREKQVLVGDRVIQIASDEICPVQLPEAA; from the coding sequence ATGAAGCGACTGTTTGTCTGGACGGGTTTTCTGGTGGCCACCCAAATCGCCCTCGTCGGCTGCCGCGCCACCGCCGAAACCGAGCAGGCGTTGGAAACCGCACGCCTGTGCCTCGAATCCCGCAAGGGCGTGGTGCCCATTACGGTGGAATTGGCGGTTACCCCGTCCCAACGCGAACGCGGCCTGATGGGCCGCGAGTCCCTCCCCGCCGACCACGGCATGCTGTTCGTCTACAAACAGCCGCGCGCCGCCGACGCCACCTTCTGGATGTACCGCACCTTCATCCCGCTGGACATCGCCTACATCGACCAGACCGGCGAAATCAAAGCCATCCGCAAAATGCTCCCCTGCACCGCCGACAACCCCAGCCGCTGCCCAACCTACCCGGCCGGCGCGGAACACGTCTGGGCGCTGGAAATGAACCAGGGATTCTTCCGGGAGAAGCAGGTTTTGGTTGGGGATCGAGTGATCCAGATCGCCAGTGATGAGATTTGCCCGGTTCAGTTGCCTGAGGCTGCATGA
- a CDS encoding ABC transporter permease produces MNTHGIRAIYKFEMARMWRTLMQSVLSPVISTSLYFVVFGSAIGSRMGDIDGVSYGAFIIPGLIMLSLLMQSISNASFGIYMPKFSGTIYEVLSAPVSYVEVVVGYVGAAATKSVILGLIILATARLFVDYNIDHPVWMFLFLVLTAITFSLLGFIIGIWADSFEKLQIVPLMIVTPLVFLGGTFYSISMLPSIWQTITLFNPVVYLISGFRWAFYGISDVNVVVSAGMTFLFLIICIGIIAYIFKTGYRLRS; encoded by the coding sequence ATGAACACCCACGGCATACGCGCAATCTACAAATTCGAAATGGCCCGCATGTGGCGCACCCTCATGCAGAGCGTGCTGTCGCCGGTCATCTCCACCTCGCTCTACTTTGTGGTGTTCGGCTCCGCCATCGGCTCCCGCATGGGCGACATCGACGGCGTCAGTTACGGCGCCTTCATCATCCCCGGCCTGATCATGCTGTCGCTGCTGATGCAGAGCATCTCCAACGCTTCCTTCGGCATCTACATGCCCAAATTCTCCGGCACCATCTACGAGGTGCTGTCAGCACCGGTGTCGTACGTGGAGGTGGTAGTCGGCTACGTGGGCGCGGCGGCCACCAAGTCCGTGATACTGGGGCTGATCATCCTCGCCACCGCCCGCCTGTTCGTGGATTACAACATCGACCACCCGGTCTGGATGTTCCTGTTCCTGGTTTTGACGGCCATCACCTTCAGCCTGCTCGGGTTCATCATCGGCATCTGGGCGGACAGCTTCGAGAAGCTGCAGATCGTCCCGCTGATGATCGTCACGCCGCTGGTGTTCCTGGGCGGCACCTTCTACTCCATCAGCATGCTGCCGTCGATCTGGCAGACCATCACCCTGTTCAACCCGGTGGTGTACCTGATCAGCGGATTCCGCTGGGCGTTCTATGGCATATCCGACGTGAACGTGGTGGTCAGCGCGGGCATGACCTTCCTGTTCCTGATCATCTGCATCGGCATCATCGCCTACATCTTCAAGACCGGCTACCGCCTGAGAAGCTGA
- a CDS encoding ABC transporter ATP-binding protein: protein MHPDISVRNVYKTYASGHQALKDINLDINRGEIFALLGPNGAGKTTLISIICGLVNHTSGTVLADGHDIVRDYRAARSKIGLVPQELNTDAFETVWDTVCFSRGLFGKAPNDAHIEKVLKDLSLWDKRDSRIMALSGGMKRRVMIAKALSHEPQILFLDEPTAGVDVELRREMWEMVRGLRENGVTIILTTHYIEEAEEMADRIGVISQGQLILVEEKNALMRQLGKKELRLHLQAPLEAVPEGLSDLDLELSDDGSELVYTFDTAEERTGIATLLRRLAEQGMDFKDLRTRESSLEDIFVNLVKANS from the coding sequence GTGCATCCGGATATTTCCGTCAGGAACGTCTACAAGACCTACGCCTCGGGCCATCAGGCCCTGAAGGACATCAACCTGGACATCAACCGGGGTGAGATCTTTGCCCTGCTGGGCCCCAATGGCGCGGGCAAAACCACGCTGATCAGCATCATCTGCGGCCTGGTCAACCACACCAGCGGCACCGTGCTGGCCGACGGCCACGACATCGTGCGCGACTACCGCGCGGCCCGTTCCAAAATCGGCCTGGTGCCCCAGGAACTCAACACAGACGCCTTCGAGACCGTGTGGGACACCGTCTGCTTCAGCCGCGGCCTGTTCGGCAAGGCGCCCAACGACGCGCACATCGAGAAGGTGCTCAAGGACCTGTCCCTGTGGGACAAGCGCGACTCCCGCATCATGGCGCTGTCCGGCGGCATGAAACGCCGGGTGATGATCGCCAAGGCCCTGTCCCACGAGCCGCAGATACTGTTCCTGGACGAGCCCACCGCCGGGGTCGACGTGGAACTGCGCCGGGAAATGTGGGAAATGGTGCGCGGCCTGCGTGAGAACGGCGTGACCATCATCCTGACCACGCACTACATCGAAGAAGCCGAGGAAATGGCCGATCGCATCGGCGTCATCAGCCAGGGCCAGCTGATCCTGGTGGAAGAAAAGAACGCCCTGATGCGCCAGCTCGGCAAGAAGGAGCTGCGGCTGCATCTGCAGGCACCGCTGGAGGCCGTGCCCGAGGGGCTGTCGGATCTGGACCTGGAACTGTCCGACGACGGCAGCGAGCTGGTCTACACCTTCGATACCGCCGAAGAACGCACCGGCATCGCCACCCTGCTCCGCCGGCTCGCCGAACAGGGCATGGACTTCAAGGACCTGCGCACCCGGGAAAGCTCCCTGGAAGATATTTTCGTCAACCTGGTGAAGGCGAACTCATGA
- a CDS encoding PilZ domain-containing protein translates to MTERRRRERLPFIRMGARIRVRRHLFTNRWLDVAVRDFSRMGMAIIAEQEFEEGDIIQFSLRLDTEVGDITVKQALGVVRNARVDDEGTIYGIEFAGDQRPSVTESLSRIESVLSRFRAVSERMR, encoded by the coding sequence ATGACCGAACGACGACGGCGAGAACGGCTTCCTTTTATCCGGATGGGTGCGCGCATCCGGGTGCGTCGACACCTGTTTACCAACCGTTGGCTGGACGTCGCCGTGCGTGATTTCAGTCGCATGGGGATGGCCATCATTGCGGAACAGGAATTCGAGGAAGGAGACATCATCCAGTTCAGCCTGCGGCTGGATACGGAAGTGGGCGACATCACCGTGAAGCAGGCGTTGGGTGTGGTGCGCAACGCCCGGGTGGACGACGAAGGCACGATCTACGGCATCGAGTTTGCCGGCGACCAGCGCCCCTCGGTCACGGAGTCCCTGTCCCGCATCGAAAGCGTGTTGTCTCGGTTCCGCGCCGTCTCCGAACGCATGCGCTGA
- a CDS encoding PhnE/PtxC family ABC transporter permease: MLRAPSVRITLAFLAVAILCLFAADLAITTVNPWEDLAHLFFGIVTPDFFSLEAIGTALLRTLAFAFTGVALGSVAGFALALAFRFRTVRVFCAFIRAIHELFWALIFLQFFGFHPLTGVLAIAIPYAGIFAKVYSEILDETDPTPHKVLPRGVNALSAFVYARIPDALPHLISYTSYRLECGLRSSAVLGFVGLPTLGYYLESSFSQGYYSEVGALLLLFYVLIASLRLWARPRLIPLYVIAAPFFLGDGLPIVWGNVVRFFTQDIVPSPLRDGDGMAAFGQWLSDLAIDQALPGIWHTLILTQVALALTGIVTLLAFPLISNHFGGPIRRGFGHVLLVIARSTPEYMLAYILLQLWGPSMLPAIVALAIHNGGIIGHLIGRRSNELTLRPDAPQGLERYGYELLPRLYSPFLAFLFYRWEIIMRETAILGILGIYTLGFYVDSAIQNIQFDKALLLILVTAALNIGIDGISRRVRRYLKLRVSLTCEGH, translated from the coding sequence ATGTTGCGGGCGCCTTCCGTCAGAATCACCCTCGCGTTCCTCGCCGTCGCGATCCTGTGCCTGTTTGCTGCCGACCTGGCAATCACCACGGTCAATCCATGGGAAGATCTGGCGCACTTGTTCTTCGGCATCGTCACGCCGGATTTCTTCTCCCTTGAGGCCATTGGCACCGCCTTGCTGCGCACCCTGGCCTTTGCCTTTACCGGCGTAGCCCTGGGCAGTGTGGCGGGTTTCGCGCTGGCGCTGGCCTTCCGCTTTCGCACCGTGCGCGTCTTCTGCGCCTTCATCCGCGCGATTCACGAACTTTTCTGGGCACTGATTTTTCTGCAGTTCTTCGGGTTCCACCCGCTCACCGGCGTGCTGGCCATCGCCATTCCCTACGCCGGCATCTTCGCCAAGGTCTACTCAGAGATCCTGGACGAGACGGACCCAACCCCGCACAAGGTTCTGCCACGCGGCGTGAACGCCCTGTCCGCCTTTGTCTATGCACGGATTCCCGACGCCCTGCCGCACCTGATCAGCTACACCTCCTACCGGCTGGAGTGCGGCCTGCGTTCCAGTGCGGTGCTGGGCTTCGTCGGGCTGCCCACGCTGGGCTACTACCTGGAATCCTCGTTCTCCCAGGGGTACTACTCCGAAGTTGGCGCCCTGCTCCTGCTGTTCTACGTGCTGATTGCCTCGCTGCGGCTCTGGGCGCGGCCGCGACTGATTCCGCTCTACGTGATCGCCGCCCCGTTCTTCCTGGGCGACGGACTGCCCATCGTCTGGGGCAACGTGGTGCGCTTCTTCACCCAGGACATCGTGCCGTCCCCGTTGCGTGACGGTGACGGAATGGCCGCATTCGGCCAGTGGCTATCGGATCTGGCCATCGACCAGGCGCTGCCCGGGATCTGGCACACGCTGATACTGACCCAGGTGGCGCTGGCGCTGACCGGGATTGTCACGCTGCTCGCCTTCCCGCTGATCTCGAATCACTTCGGCGGGCCCATCCGGCGCGGCTTCGGCCACGTGTTGCTGGTGATCGCCCGTTCCACGCCGGAATACATGCTGGCGTACATCCTGCTGCAGCTGTGGGGACCGTCCATGCTACCGGCGATCGTGGCGCTGGCGATCCACAACGGCGGCATCATCGGCCACCTGATCGGCCGGCGCAGCAATGAACTGACCCTGCGCCCGGACGCGCCCCAAGGCCTCGAGCGTTACGGCTACGAATTGCTGCCGCGGCTGTACAGCCCGTTTCTGGCGTTCCTGTTCTATCGCTGGGAAATCATCATGCGCGAGACCGCCATTCTCGGCATCCTGGGGATCTACACCCTCGGATTCTATGTGGACAGCGCCATCCAGAACATCCAGTTCGACAAGGCCCTGCTCCTGATTCTGGTGACGGCGGCCCTCAACATCGGCATCGACGGCATTTCCCGCCGGGTGCGGCGTTATCTCAAGCTGAGGGTGTCACTCACCTGCGAAGGCCATTGA